A portion of the Misgurnus anguillicaudatus chromosome 16, ASM2758022v2, whole genome shotgun sequence genome contains these proteins:
- the tsc22d3 gene encoding TSC22 domain family protein 3 isoform X2, with translation MSTEMFKTPMELAVYQLHNFSISFFSSFLGGDVVSVKLDNSASGASVVAIDNKIEQAMDLVKNHLMYAVREEVEILKEQIKELAEKNNQLERENSLLKNLASPEQLQKFQSRLPSDSSLPMEPQELGSPEDVGHQYTCTGSAV, from the exons ATGAGCACGGAGATGTTTAAAACGCCAATGGAGCTCGCTGTTTACCAGCTGCACAATTTCTCCATCTCGTTCTTCTCGTCCTTTTTAGGAGGGGATGTAGTATCGGTCAAACTAGACAACAG TGCCTCTGGCGCAAGCGTTGTGGCCATTGACAACAAGATCGAGCAAGCAATG GATCTTGTAAAGAATCACTTAATGTATGCAGTCAGGGAGGAAGTGGAGATCCTAAAAGAGCAGATCAAGGAGCTGGCGGAGAAAAACAACCAGCTCGAGCGCGAAAACAGCCTGCTGAAGAACTTGGCGAGCCCCGAGCAGCTGCAGAAGTTTCAATCGCGCCTGCCGTCGGACTCCAGCCTCCCAATGGAGCCTCAGGAGCTCGGGTCCCCGGAGGATGTGGGCCACCAGTACACCTGCACAGGCTCTGCTGTGTAA